A stretch of the Fusobacterium varium genome encodes the following:
- a CDS encoding putative TonB-dependent hemin receptor, producing the protein MNFKKLALHSLLISTTIFANSSSENTEGVNLGNTVIYSSTGFETTVRDVASNPTIVVSETIEEKHYPSIEDALKDVPAVNVQYQMGMPVIDMRGQGMAKAMTNVQLLVDGIRANASDTSHVGTPVNTVSISQIERIEIIPGGGAVLYGSGTSGGVINVITKKQTGPRATAGYSYGNYRGNTYEVSAGHTIGKLDIDLAYTRNEVNGYRKYNEEDANHFSTKLRYDISDDHSITFRYSKYDSESEIPDSLTKAQVDNDRKQSGKNPGDIDKWDRDKDEFSLEYAGKISDNMELNLIGYFQDTDMHYKMVTAASGMNMKAAFDDEKKGATAKLKYKYGNDSNIIFGIEYLDNELHRKQNMYMKRMGTTIPMTSIDLKATKQSISGFVLNTYKYENFEFIQGFRYEKADYDMKRKSFGNKLDLGGNTKDADNFAVELAVNYLYSDTGNVYLKYERGFTSPAPALITNRYSTSHPDPSKAGLYYFNDLDSETYNTFELGFRDTFGISELNGAVFYTLTNDEIRSSGHASNTQHSIENINLDKTERYGFELAAKQDIGKFTFSESYNYVHAKVKKANDNGEKLDGKRIAYVPNHKLSLGVLYSFNERFNIGGDVVYKSATYLTNNNEGGKKNAHAVANIRANFKATESLNLYAGVNNVFDKKYYDYVSYSSSSNEFLYDPAYERNYYVGFKFQF; encoded by the coding sequence ATGAATTTTAAAAAATTAGCTTTACATTCATTATTAATTTCAACTACAATTTTTGCTAATTCAAGCTCTGAAAATACAGAAGGGGTAAATCTAGGAAATACTGTCATTTATTCCAGCACAGGTTTTGAAACTACTGTAAGGGATGTAGCAAGTAATCCTACTATTGTTGTCAGTGAAACAATTGAAGAAAAACATTATCCTTCAATTGAAGATGCTTTGAAAGATGTTCCAGCTGTTAATGTACAGTATCAAATGGGAATGCCTGTCATTGATATGAGAGGACAAGGAATGGCAAAGGCTATGACTAATGTTCAACTTCTTGTTGATGGTATTCGTGCTAATGCTTCAGATACTTCTCATGTAGGTACTCCTGTAAATACAGTGTCTATCAGTCAGATAGAAAGAATAGAAATAATTCCTGGAGGAGGAGCAGTTCTATACGGAAGCGGAACTTCTGGGGGAGTAATAAATGTTATTACTAAAAAACAAACTGGCCCCAGAGCTACTGCTGGATACAGTTATGGAAACTATAGAGGAAATACCTATGAAGTATCTGCTGGACATACAATTGGAAAACTTGATATAGATTTAGCCTATACAAGAAATGAAGTAAATGGATACAGAAAATATAATGAAGAAGATGCAAATCATTTCAGCACTAAATTGAGATATGATATATCTGATGACCATAGTATTACTTTTAGATATTCAAAATATGACAGTGAATCTGAAATTCCTGATTCATTAACTAAAGCACAAGTTGACAACGATAGAAAACAAAGTGGAAAAAATCCTGGCGATATTGATAAATGGGATAGAGATAAAGATGAATTCTCATTGGAATATGCAGGAAAAATAAGTGATAATATGGAATTAAATTTAATAGGTTATTTCCAAGATACTGATATGCACTATAAAATGGTTACTGCTGCAAGTGGTATGAATATGAAAGCTGCTTTTGATGATGAGAAAAAAGGTGCAACAGCAAAATTAAAATATAAATATGGAAATGACAGCAATATTATTTTTGGTATAGAATATTTAGATAATGAATTGCACAGAAAACAAAATATGTATATGAAAAGAATGGGTACTACAATACCAATGACTAGCATTGATTTAAAAGCTACTAAACAATCTATCAGCGGTTTTGTATTAAATACATATAAATATGAAAATTTTGAATTTATTCAAGGATTTAGATATGAAAAAGCTGACTATGATATGAAAAGAAAAAGTTTTGGAAATAAATTAGATCTTGGTGGAAATACAAAAGATGCAGACAATTTTGCTGTTGAATTAGCAGTAAATTATCTTTATTCTGATACTGGTAATGTTTATTTAAAGTATGAAAGAGGATTCACATCTCCTGCTCCTGCTTTAATTACTAATAGATACTCTACTTCACATCCAGATCCAAGTAAAGCTGGTCTATATTATTTCAATGATCTTGACTCTGAAACTTATAATACTTTTGAGTTAGGATTTAGGGATACATTTGGAATTTCAGAATTAAATGGAGCTGTTTTTTATACTTTGACAAATGATGAAATTAGAAGTTCAGGTCATGCGTCTAATACACAACATTCAATAGAAAATATAAATCTGGATAAAACAGAAAGATATGGATTTGAACTTGCAGCTAAACAAGATATAGGTAAATTTACTTTTAGTGAGAGTTATAATTATGTACATGCTAAAGTAAAAAAAGCTAATGATAATGGAGAAAAATTAGATGGAAAAAGAATAGCTTACGTTCCTAACCATAAATTGTCTTTAGGTGTATTATATTCATTTAATGAAAGATTTAATATTGGTGGAGATGTTGTTTATAAAAGTGCAACTTATCTTACAAACAATAATGAAGGCGGAAAGAAAAATGCACATGCTGTAGCTAATATCAGAGCTAACTTTAAAGCTACTGAAAGTCTTAATTTATATGCTGGAGTAAATAATGTCTTTGATAAAAAATACTATGATTATGTTTCATACAGTTCTTCTAGTAATGAATTTTTATATGACCCTGCATATGAAAGAAATTACTATGTAGGATTCAAATTCCAGTTTTAA